From Streptomyces sp. Edi4, one genomic window encodes:
- a CDS encoding dolichyl-phosphate beta-glucosyltransferase, with protein MTTPAGPVELSVVVPAYNEEHRLAPTLDAIRAHLGDSCAWELIVVDDGSDDETVRVAKEAAARDARIQVVVSDVNRGKGHALRLGVLASYGRRVLITDADLATPIEELDRLDKAMTEGETAAAIGSRAHPDARIEVHQSRLREYLGRMGNRLIRAVAVPGVHDTQCGFKLFDGEKARAAFADARLDGWGIDVEILQFFRRRGWAVAEVPVRWSHQEGSKVGAADYGKVLWELARLKARAVRRVDLVLGALFLLASVLLYKNLWHGLGRSYLTDSGQDQNQWEWFFAVTADNVAHLRDPLFTTVQNFPDGVNLMGNTPMLGLSVPLAPVTLAFGPSLTWALVLTLGIAATAYAWYWLFARRVTENRWAAGLGGALAAFAPPMISHGNAHPNFCVLFMLPLIIDRALRLCEGRDVRRDGIVLGVFTVYQIFLGEEALLLATLGMALFALSYALARRDVARAAIRPLATGAAYALGICLVLVAYPLYWQFAGAQSYHSVLHGDSAGNSPLALVEFAGRSLLGDDATADKLALNRTEQNAFYGWPLLALAFALVVRLWRRPLVKALAFTGVAAAVLSLGQKIRIPYTDVVLPGPWKLLAHKPLFESVIEGRVGMICAPVLGALVALGADRLAHSGVRLNRAAGFTAIALALLPIVPTPFPTNARPEVPEFIASGMWKKYVGPGESLVPVPLPDPGSAQALHWQTETGLAFPVPGGYFNGPWGPDRIGIYGASPRWTSNLFGDVRSGKPVPDIGTDWQNQARADLAYWRAGVLVLEPQPRAPELYETVARLLGRPGTKVGGVWIWDVSSVR; from the coding sequence ATGACCACCCCGGCCGGACCGGTCGAACTGAGCGTTGTCGTCCCCGCGTACAACGAGGAACACCGCCTCGCGCCGACCCTCGACGCGATCCGCGCCCACCTCGGCGACAGCTGCGCCTGGGAACTGATCGTCGTCGACGACGGATCGGACGACGAGACCGTACGGGTCGCGAAGGAAGCCGCCGCGCGCGACGCGCGCATCCAGGTCGTCGTCAGCGACGTCAACCGGGGCAAGGGCCACGCCCTGCGCCTTGGGGTACTCGCCTCCTACGGCCGCCGCGTCCTGATCACGGACGCCGATCTGGCCACCCCCATCGAGGAGTTGGACCGGCTCGACAAGGCGATGACCGAGGGCGAAACGGCCGCCGCGATCGGTTCGCGCGCCCACCCCGACGCCCGCATCGAGGTCCACCAGAGCCGTCTGCGCGAGTACCTGGGACGCATGGGCAACCGGCTCATACGGGCCGTCGCCGTGCCCGGCGTCCACGACACCCAGTGCGGCTTCAAGCTGTTCGACGGCGAGAAGGCGCGTGCCGCGTTCGCCGACGCCCGCCTCGACGGCTGGGGCATCGACGTGGAGATACTTCAGTTCTTCCGCCGCCGGGGCTGGGCGGTCGCCGAGGTGCCGGTGCGCTGGTCGCACCAGGAGGGGTCCAAGGTGGGCGCGGCCGACTACGGCAAGGTGCTGTGGGAGCTGGCCCGCCTCAAGGCGCGTGCGGTGCGCCGCGTCGACCTCGTGCTCGGCGCCCTGTTCCTGCTGGCGTCCGTCCTGCTCTACAAGAACCTCTGGCACGGCCTCGGGCGCAGCTACCTCACCGACTCGGGGCAGGACCAGAACCAGTGGGAGTGGTTCTTCGCGGTCACCGCGGACAACGTGGCCCATCTGCGCGACCCCCTGTTCACCACCGTCCAGAACTTCCCCGACGGCGTGAACCTGATGGGCAACACCCCGATGCTGGGCCTTTCGGTGCCGCTGGCGCCGGTCACGCTCGCGTTCGGGCCGAGCCTGACGTGGGCGCTCGTCCTCACCCTGGGGATCGCGGCGACCGCGTACGCCTGGTACTGGCTCTTCGCCCGCCGGGTGACCGAGAACCGCTGGGCGGCCGGGCTCGGCGGGGCGCTCGCCGCGTTCGCGCCGCCGATGATCTCGCACGGCAACGCCCACCCGAACTTCTGCGTCCTGTTCATGCTCCCGCTGATCATCGACCGCGCGCTGCGGCTGTGCGAGGGCCGCGACGTGCGGCGCGACGGCATCGTCCTCGGCGTGTTCACCGTGTACCAGATCTTCCTCGGCGAGGAGGCGCTGCTGCTCGCCACCCTCGGCATGGCCCTGTTCGCCCTGTCGTACGCGCTGGCCCGCCGCGATGTGGCGCGCGCGGCGATCCGGCCGCTGGCCACGGGAGCGGCGTACGCGCTCGGGATCTGCCTGGTCCTCGTCGCCTACCCCCTGTACTGGCAGTTCGCCGGGGCGCAGAGCTACCACAGCGTGCTGCACGGCGACAGCGCGGGCAACTCACCGCTCGCGCTCGTCGAGTTCGCGGGCCGCTCGCTGTTGGGTGACGACGCGACCGCCGACAAACTGGCCCTCAACCGCACCGAGCAGAACGCCTTCTACGGTTGGCCGCTCCTGGCGCTCGCCTTCGCGCTCGTCGTACGCCTGTGGCGCCGGCCCCTGGTGAAGGCGCTGGCGTTCACGGGCGTGGCGGCCGCGGTGCTCTCGCTCGGCCAGAAGATCCGTATTCCGTACACGGACGTCGTCCTGCCCGGACCCTGGAAGCTGCTCGCCCACAAGCCGCTCTTCGAGTCGGTGATCGAGGGCCGGGTCGGGATGATCTGCGCGCCGGTGCTCGGCGCGCTGGTCGCGCTCGGCGCGGACCGCCTCGCGCACAGCGGGGTGCGGCTGAACCGGGCGGCCGGGTTCACCGCGATCGCCCTCGCGCTGCTGCCGATCGTGCCGACGCCGTTCCCGACCAACGCGCGCCCTGAGGTGCCCGAGTTCATCGCGTCGGGGATGTGGAAGAAGTACGTCGGGCCGGGGGAGTCCCTGGTCCCGGTGCCGCTGCCCGACCCCGGCTCGGCACAGGCGCTGCACTGGCAGACGGAGACCGGCCTCGCCTTCCCGGTGCCCGGCGGCTACTTCAACGGGCCCTGGGGGCCGGACCGGATCGGCATCTACGGAGCCTCGCCGCGCTGGACGTCCAACCTGTTCGGCGACGTACGCTCCGGCAAGCCGGTCCCCGACATCGGCACCGACTGGCAGAACCAGGCGCGGGCGGACCTGGCGTACTGGCGGGCCGGCGTGCTCGTTCTTGAGCCGCAGCCACGGGCGCCCGAACTGTACGAGACGGTGGCGCGGCTGCTCGGCCGTCCCGGCACGAAGGTCGGCGGCGTGTGGATCTGGGACGTGTCCTCGGTGCGCTGA
- a CDS encoding GntR family transcriptional regulator — protein sequence MPASGAVTRSTLRQQIADALRDEVLAGRMRPGEEFTVKQIAEQYGVSATPVREALVDLCAQGLLDSDQHRGFRVRVFSVEDYKGIVEARALVVDGIFRRAALPGCPQAHGPALVSVRRRGEEAARAARGGDLNILVGYDLRFWRELCALAGNAYISDFLHRLRMQSWVFAVPHLRGADDISACLWTGHDEVVSALGVGDFEAARVLIAAYNDDSLTWAERLPR from the coding sequence ATGCCCGCGAGCGGAGCGGTCACCCGCAGCACCCTTCGACAACAGATCGCGGACGCGCTGCGTGACGAAGTGCTCGCGGGGCGTATGCGGCCCGGCGAGGAGTTCACGGTCAAGCAGATCGCCGAGCAGTACGGCGTCTCCGCCACCCCTGTGCGCGAAGCACTCGTCGATCTGTGCGCGCAGGGCCTGCTCGACTCCGACCAGCACCGGGGCTTTCGCGTGCGGGTCTTCTCGGTCGAGGACTACAAGGGCATCGTGGAGGCGCGGGCCCTGGTGGTCGACGGGATATTCCGGCGGGCCGCGCTCCCCGGCTGCCCGCAGGCGCACGGCCCGGCCCTGGTGTCGGTGCGCCGGCGCGGCGAGGAGGCGGCGCGGGCGGCGCGCGGCGGCGACCTGAACATCCTGGTCGGCTACGACCTGCGGTTCTGGCGCGAGCTGTGCGCGCTGGCCGGCAACGCCTACATCTCCGACTTCCTGCACCGCCTGCGCATGCAGAGCTGGGTCTTCGCGGTGCCCCACCTGCGCGGCGCCGACGACATCAGCGCGTGCCTGTGGACCGGCCACGACGAGGTCGTCTCGGCGCTCGGCGTGGGCGACTTCGAGGCGGCGCGGGTCCTGATCGCCGCCTACAACGACGACTCCCTGACATGGGCGGAGCGGTTGCCCCGGTGA
- a CDS encoding aspartate aminotransferase family protein: protein MTPQRTPDPQTGAAVKAADRAHVFHSWSAQGLIDPLAVAGAEGSYFWDYDGNRYLDFTSGLVFTNIGYQHPKVVAAIQEQAATMTTFAPAFAVEARSEAARLIASHTPGDLDKIFFTNGGAEAVENAVRMARLHTGRHKVLSAYRSYHGGTNTAINLTGDPRRWASDSGSAGVTRFWAPFLYRSPFHATTEAEECARALRHLEDTLVFEGAATVAAIILESVPGTAGIMTPPAGYLPGVRALCDKYGIVLILDEVMAGFGRTGTWFACEHYDVVPDLMTFAKGVNSGYVPLGGVAISAKIAETFEHRPFPGGLTYSGHPLACAAAVATINVMEEEGIVEQAAHIGRAVLEPGLREIAERHPSVGEVRGTGVFWALELVKNKETREPLVPYNASGADNAPMVAFGAACKKNGLWPFINMNRTHVVPPCNISEAEAKEGLAVLDEALTVADEHTV, encoded by the coding sequence ATGACCCCTCAGCGCACTCCCGACCCGCAGACCGGCGCCGCAGTCAAGGCCGCCGACCGCGCGCACGTGTTCCACTCCTGGTCCGCCCAGGGCCTGATCGACCCGCTCGCCGTGGCCGGCGCGGAGGGATCGTACTTCTGGGACTACGACGGCAACCGCTACCTCGACTTCACCAGCGGGCTCGTGTTCACGAACATCGGCTACCAGCACCCGAAGGTCGTCGCCGCGATCCAGGAGCAGGCCGCGACGATGACGACCTTCGCGCCCGCCTTCGCGGTGGAGGCGCGCTCGGAGGCGGCCCGGCTGATCGCCTCGCACACCCCGGGCGACCTCGACAAGATCTTCTTCACCAACGGCGGCGCCGAGGCCGTCGAGAACGCCGTCCGCATGGCCCGGCTGCACACCGGCCGCCACAAGGTGCTGAGCGCGTACCGCTCGTACCACGGAGGCACGAACACCGCGATCAACCTGACGGGGGACCCGCGCCGGTGGGCGTCCGACAGCGGGTCGGCCGGGGTCACGCGGTTCTGGGCGCCGTTCCTGTACCGCTCGCCCTTCCACGCCACCACCGAGGCGGAGGAGTGCGCCCGGGCCCTGCGCCACCTGGAGGACACCCTCGTCTTCGAGGGCGCCGCCACCGTCGCCGCGATCATCCTGGAGTCCGTGCCGGGCACGGCCGGGATCATGACGCCCCCGGCCGGCTACCTGCCGGGCGTGCGCGCGCTCTGCGACAAGTACGGCATCGTGCTCATCCTGGACGAGGTCATGGCCGGGTTCGGCCGGACCGGCACGTGGTTCGCGTGCGAGCACTACGACGTGGTGCCGGACCTCATGACCTTCGCCAAGGGCGTCAACTCCGGATACGTGCCGCTCGGCGGCGTCGCCATCAGCGCGAAGATCGCCGAGACCTTCGAGCACCGCCCCTTCCCCGGCGGCCTCACCTACTCCGGACACCCGCTGGCCTGCGCCGCCGCCGTCGCCACCATCAACGTGATGGAGGAGGAGGGCATCGTCGAGCAGGCCGCCCACATCGGCCGCGCCGTCCTGGAGCCGGGCCTGCGCGAGATCGCCGAGCGGCACCCCTCGGTCGGCGAGGTGCGCGGCACCGGCGTGTTCTGGGCGCTCGAACTCGTCAAGAACAAGGAGACCCGCGAGCCGCTGGTGCCGTACAACGCGAGCGGCGCGGACAACGCGCCGATGGTCGCGTTCGGCGCCGCCTGCAAGAAGAACGGCCTGTGGCCCTTCATCAACATGAACCGCACGCATGTCGTCCCGCCGTGCAACATCTCCGAGGCCGAGGCCAAGGAAGGCCTCGCCGTCCTGGACGAGGCCCTGACGGTGGCCGACGAACACACTGTGTGA
- a CDS encoding potassium channel family protein, which produces MGRATVLSAVARLLLTATGILTGYFLLPMEQKPSERVVVTLVVGLAALVALFVWQIRCVIRSPTPQLRGVQALATTIQLFLLLFASAYYLLERASPGSFSEPLTRTDALYFSLVTFSTVGYGDITAQSEAARIVTMAQVTGNLILIGVATRIVVTAVTSGSHTGGAQNTGR; this is translated from the coding sequence GTGGGACGCGCGACAGTGCTGTCCGCCGTCGCCCGGCTCCTGCTCACCGCGACGGGAATCCTGACCGGCTATTTCCTGCTTCCCATGGAACAGAAGCCCTCAGAGAGGGTGGTGGTGACCCTCGTCGTCGGACTCGCCGCGCTGGTGGCGCTTTTCGTGTGGCAGATCCGTTGCGTCATTCGCTCGCCCACCCCGCAGCTTCGGGGGGTCCAGGCGCTCGCCACCACCATCCAGCTGTTCCTGCTGCTCTTCGCGTCCGCCTACTACCTGCTGGAGCGAGCGAGTCCCGGCAGCTTCAGCGAACCACTCACCAGGACCGACGCCCTGTACTTCTCGCTCGTCACCTTCAGCACCGTGGGATACGGCGACATCACCGCCCAGAGCGAGGCCGCCCGGATCGTCACGATGGCGCAGGTGACCGGCAATCTCATCCTGATCGGCGTCGCCACCCGGATCGTCGTCACGGCCGTGACGTCCGGTTCCCACACGGGCGGTGCACAGAACACCGGCCGCTGA
- a CDS encoding serine/threonine-protein kinase — MGTGSTQRLEPGDPERIGTYRLLGRLGAGGMGQVYLARSDGGRTVAVKLVRPDLAAQEEFRGRFRQEVRAARRVGGLWTAPVLDADTEAAAPWIATGYVAGPSLQSVVKGPHGPLPEHSVHVLARGLALALKDIHGAGIVHRDLKPSNVLVTIDGPRVIDFGIARALETGTDGGLTRTGALVGSPGFMAPEQVRGDRITPACDVFCLGSVLAYAASGRLPFGEASSGAHALMFRIAQEPPTLDDVPASLQDLIRDCLRKDPAARPGLDHILARVSAHHPDPWLPAPLVAQLGSHAARLLNVEAPGGAGGDTVGGAAGGVAGDAAVTETTPPAPRVTGATPVPHAPVDPDPYDYPPSLSTAYTETAPPPRSTKSTVALIAVALVVAVGAGGSVYAFMRGDSPGKGPRTSTSANPPSGQGSSGPPATDAPSGGVPEQYLGSWSATLPTGHGDDPRHLVIRQGGPGDTVLTLTADGSGYHCVFQARLTTAPAVGAPLALGPSEVGPGSTGACLPGKPSTISLLPDGRLHRLTTETGDYLDYTKTSGG, encoded by the coding sequence GTGGGCACGGGCAGTACGCAGCGTCTCGAACCGGGCGACCCCGAGCGAATAGGGACGTACCGCCTCCTGGGCCGGCTCGGGGCGGGTGGCATGGGCCAGGTCTACCTCGCCCGTTCCGACGGTGGCCGCACGGTGGCCGTGAAGCTGGTCCGGCCCGACCTCGCCGCGCAGGAGGAGTTCCGGGGCCGCTTCCGCCAGGAGGTACGGGCCGCCCGCCGCGTCGGGGGCCTGTGGACGGCCCCCGTCCTGGACGCCGACACCGAGGCCGCCGCACCGTGGATCGCGACCGGCTATGTCGCGGGGCCCTCCCTCCAGTCCGTGGTGAAGGGCCCGCACGGCCCGCTGCCCGAGCACTCCGTACACGTCCTGGCCCGTGGCCTCGCCCTCGCCCTGAAGGACATCCACGGGGCGGGGATCGTGCACCGGGACCTGAAGCCGTCCAATGTCCTGGTCACCATCGACGGCCCGCGCGTCATCGACTTCGGTATCGCCCGCGCCCTGGAGACCGGCACGGACGGGGGTCTCACGCGGACGGGGGCGCTCGTCGGGTCGCCCGGGTTCATGGCCCCCGAGCAGGTGCGTGGCGACCGGATCACCCCGGCGTGCGACGTGTTCTGCCTGGGCTCGGTGCTGGCGTACGCGGCGAGCGGGCGGCTGCCGTTCGGGGAGGCGTCGAGCGGGGCGCACGCGCTGATGTTCCGCATCGCGCAGGAGCCGCCGACGCTGGACGACGTGCCCGCGTCCCTCCAGGACCTGATACGCGACTGCCTGCGCAAGGACCCGGCCGCGCGTCCGGGCCTGGACCACATCCTGGCCCGGGTCTCGGCCCACCACCCCGACCCGTGGCTGCCCGCGCCGCTGGTGGCCCAACTGGGCAGCCACGCGGCGCGGTTGCTGAACGTGGAGGCTCCTGGGGGCGCGGGCGGGGACACGGTCGGGGGCGCGGCTGGGGGTGTCGCCGGGGACGCGGCCGTCACCGAAACGACCCCGCCCGCGCCGCGGGTGACCGGCGCTACGCCCGTGCCCCACGCCCCGGTGGATCCCGACCCGTACGACTACCCGCCCTCGCTCTCCACCGCGTACACCGAGACGGCCCCGCCGCCCCGCAGCACCAAGTCCACCGTGGCCCTGATCGCCGTGGCCCTGGTGGTGGCGGTCGGCGCGGGTGGCTCGGTGTACGCGTTCATGCGGGGCGACTCCCCGGGGAAGGGCCCCCGTACGTCAACGTCCGCCAACCCGCCCTCAGGGCAGGGGAGTTCAGGCCCGCCCGCGACCGACGCACCGTCCGGTGGCGTACCGGAGCAGTACCTGGGCAGCTGGTCGGCCACCCTCCCCACCGGGCACGGTGACGACCCCCGCCATCTGGTCATCCGCCAGGGCGGCCCCGGCGACACGGTCCTCACCCTCACCGCCGACGGCAGCGGCTACCACTGCGTCTTCCAGGCCCGCCTGACCACGGCCCCGGCCGTCGGCGCCCCCCTCGCACTGGGCCCCTCCGAGGTGGGCCCGGGCTCGACGGGTGCGTGCCTGCCGGGTAAGCCGAGCACCATCAGCCTTCTGCCGGACGGCCGCCTGCACCGCCTGACGACGGAGACGGGGGACTACCTGGACTACACGAAGACGAGCGGGGGCTGA
- a CDS encoding SGNH/GDSL hydrolase family protein: MRLRPLALSVTLAAGIAASLLASPATSATPAVARHATVNAAASAVKARQRADEPLKWTALGDSYSAGAVIPAWDSSDGCARSNHNWERQLTRRLNDESASGVQLADVTCGAAEIDKGILSPQTSDMLLGPPFNRDPGAWPDRPAQIDALNGDEDIVTVGIGGNTLGFGNILTKCLELGVEQGDPPSLGPGCSGYYENGEGRQWLADKFATLTRQYSAMMGQIHERAPHAKVFVLGYPTVISRPFNQLTCYWGNFKRLGTLRLGVDGDFVMGLEERLNDVIEGQAQDNPEWATYVDTYRSSQGHGVCATGTDQWMYGVFDDLVIPQGETKPADPAEYQCPQRDELPADVPKGEACTFVHPNVRGARNQADQAYAAFREAGLAT, translated from the coding sequence ATGCGTCTACGTCCGCTTGCCCTGAGCGTCACCCTTGCCGCCGGTATCGCCGCCAGTCTGCTGGCGAGCCCGGCCACCTCCGCCACTCCGGCGGTGGCCCGGCACGCGACCGTTAACGCGGCCGCGTCGGCGGTGAAGGCGCGCCAGCGCGCCGACGAGCCTTTGAAGTGGACCGCGCTCGGCGACTCCTACAGTGCCGGCGCCGTCATCCCCGCGTGGGACTCCTCCGACGGCTGCGCCCGGTCCAACCACAACTGGGAACGCCAGCTGACCCGGCGGCTGAACGACGAGAGTGCGAGCGGGGTCCAGCTCGCCGACGTCACGTGCGGCGCCGCCGAGATCGACAAGGGCATCCTGAGTCCGCAGACCAGCGACATGCTCCTGGGTCCGCCGTTCAACCGTGACCCCGGCGCATGGCCGGACAGGCCCGCGCAGATCGACGCGCTCAACGGCGACGAGGACATCGTCACCGTCGGCATCGGCGGCAACACGCTGGGGTTCGGCAACATCCTGACCAAGTGCCTGGAGCTCGGGGTGGAGCAGGGAGATCCGCCGAGTCTGGGCCCGGGCTGTAGTGGCTACTACGAGAACGGTGAGGGCCGGCAGTGGCTGGCGGACAAGTTCGCCACGCTGACCCGCCAGTACAGCGCGATGATGGGGCAGATCCACGAGCGCGCCCCGCACGCGAAGGTGTTCGTGCTCGGCTACCCCACGGTCATCTCCCGGCCGTTCAACCAACTCACGTGTTACTGGGGCAACTTCAAGCGGCTTGGCACCCTCCGCCTCGGTGTGGACGGCGACTTCGTCATGGGTCTGGAGGAGCGGCTCAACGACGTGATCGAGGGGCAGGCGCAGGACAACCCCGAGTGGGCCACCTACGTCGACACCTACCGGTCCAGCCAGGGCCATGGTGTGTGCGCCACGGGCACCGACCAGTGGATGTACGGGGTGTTCGACGACCTGGTGATCCCGCAGGGTGAGACCAAGCCGGCCGACCCGGCCGAGTACCAGTGCCCCCAGCGCGACGAGCTCCCGGCAGACGTACCCAAGGGCGAGGCGTGCACCTTCGTCCACCCCAACGTGCGGGGCGCCAGGAACCAGGCCGACCAGGCGTACGCGGCCTTCAGGGAGGCGGGCCTGGCGACGTAG
- a CDS encoding helix-turn-helix transcriptional regulator produces MARSENKETAGPTAQMVAKLARRLRLRKGWSQEKLGKLLGFSAGAVSAMETLAQPASDDMLVALEKVLGEDMGIFEEARPFVRLEKYPVQFQDYAPLEEKAVVLRLYATLVVHGLFQTEEYARALIGGGYPPLSEQRVEELVEVRMARKALFDREPVALIEVVLEESVLRRVIGSAEVMRGQLLHLAECARRRNVTLQVLPMDCGLGGEHPGARGNINLLETPAYDRLAYLEPQDESLLLSDATKVSTYAQRYAKIQAQALDPRASLGLIEELAGEQR; encoded by the coding sequence ATGGCACGATCAGAAAACAAGGAGACGGCGGGTCCGACCGCCCAGATGGTCGCCAAACTCGCCCGCCGATTGCGGCTGCGAAAAGGGTGGTCGCAAGAGAAATTGGGAAAGCTTCTCGGCTTCTCCGCCGGGGCGGTGAGCGCGATGGAAACGCTGGCCCAGCCCGCGTCCGACGACATGCTCGTCGCGCTGGAGAAGGTTCTCGGGGAGGACATGGGCATCTTCGAGGAGGCCCGCCCGTTCGTCCGGTTGGAGAAGTATCCGGTGCAGTTCCAGGACTACGCGCCCCTGGAGGAAAAGGCGGTAGTGCTGCGGTTGTACGCCACCCTGGTCGTCCACGGCCTCTTCCAGACGGAGGAGTACGCCCGCGCCCTGATCGGCGGCGGCTACCCTCCGCTCTCCGAGCAGCGGGTCGAGGAACTGGTCGAGGTGCGGATGGCACGCAAGGCCCTCTTCGACCGCGAGCCCGTCGCGCTGATCGAGGTGGTGCTGGAGGAGTCCGTACTGCGACGGGTGATCGGCAGCGCGGAGGTCATGCGGGGGCAGTTGCTGCACCTGGCGGAGTGCGCGCGCCGGAGGAACGTGACGCTTCAAGTGCTGCCGATGGACTGCGGATTGGGCGGCGAACACCCCGGCGCTCGGGGCAACATCAACCTCCTCGAAACCCCGGCGTACGACCGCTTGGCCTACCTGGAGCCGCAGGACGAAAGTCTGCTGCTTTCCGATGCTACAAAGGTGAGTACGTACGCTCAGCGCTATGCGAAGATCCAAGCACAGGCCCTGGATCCTCGCGCATCACTGGGCCTCATCGAGGAGTTGGCGGGAGAGCAGAGATGA
- a CDS encoding DUF397 domain-containing protein — protein sequence MSNNLRWFKSSYSSSSGGDCLETTFTWRKSSYSYSGGGNCVEVALPWRKSSYSSDSGGDCVEVAACCEAVHIRDSKATDGPSLAVAPGTWTAFLGWKAASPAR from the coding sequence ATGAGCAACAACCTCCGGTGGTTCAAGTCCAGCTACAGCAGCTCCAGCGGCGGGGACTGCCTAGAGACGACCTTCACGTGGCGCAAGTCCTCGTACAGCTACAGTGGTGGCGGTAACTGCGTAGAAGTCGCCCTCCCTTGGCGCAAATCCTCGTACAGCAGCGACAGCGGCGGCGACTGCGTAGAGGTGGCCGCCTGCTGTGAAGCCGTCCACATACGGGACTCCAAGGCCACCGACGGGCCCTCGCTCGCCGTCGCGCCCGGGACCTGGACCGCGTTCCTCGGGTGGAAGGCGGCGTCCCCGGCCCGGTGA
- a CDS encoding GNAT family N-acetyltransferase, with amino-acid sequence MPILSYPEADTPPPLRAQVLALQDEAWPPGDVPSSGPSHDPGLDPLSMLLTDEHGTVLAALAILRKDLTHAGHRLRAGGLSTVVTRRTERGQGYGRRLVGAAREAMASYGIDLGLFTCDRPLRAFYERAGWRELPGAVVVGGTPDAPFPSDGAGFDKVTLAAFFTPAARAARPSLRGARIALYPGTVDRLW; translated from the coding sequence ATGCCCATCCTGAGTTACCCCGAGGCCGACACACCGCCCCCGCTGCGCGCCCAGGTGCTCGCCCTCCAGGACGAGGCCTGGCCGCCGGGTGACGTACCGAGCAGCGGGCCGAGCCACGATCCGGGGCTCGACCCGCTCTCGATGCTGCTCACCGACGAACACGGCACCGTGCTCGCCGCCCTCGCCATCCTGCGCAAGGACCTCACGCACGCGGGACACCGGCTGCGGGCGGGCGGCCTGAGCACGGTGGTGACGCGGCGTACCGAACGGGGGCAGGGGTACGGGCGGCGACTTGTGGGCGCGGCCCGGGAGGCGATGGCCTCGTACGGGATCGACCTCGGCCTCTTCACGTGCGACCGGCCGCTGCGCGCGTTCTACGAGCGGGCGGGCTGGCGGGAGCTGCCCGGCGCCGTCGTGGTGGGCGGCACGCCCGACGCGCCGTTCCCGAGCGACGGGGCGGGCTTCGACAAGGTGACGCTGGCCGCCTTCTTCACACCCGCCGCCCGCGCCGCCAGGCCGTCGCTGCGGGGTGCCCGGATCGCGCTGTATCCGGGCACGGTCGACAGACTCTGGTGA
- a CDS encoding adenylosuccinate synthase: protein MPALVLLGAQWGDEGKGKATDLLGGSVDYVVRYQGGNNAGHTVVVGDQKYALHLLPSGILSPGCTPVIGNGVVVDPAVLLSELSGLNERGVDTSKLLISGNAHLITPYNVTLDKVSERFLGKRKIGTTGRGIGPTYADKINRVGIRVQDLYDESILEQKVEAALEGKNQLLAKVYNRRAIEAGKIVEEMLQYAEQLRPFVADTTLILNQALDDDKVVLFEGGQGTLLDVDHGTYPFVTSSNPTAGGACTGTGVGPTKISRVIGILKAYTTRVGAGPFPTELFDEDGEALRRIGGERGVTTGRDRRCGWFDAPIARYATRVNGLTDFFLTKLDVLTGWEEIPVCVAYEIDGKRVEELPYSQTDFHHAKPIYEKLPGWSEDITKAKTFADLPKNAQAYVKALEEMSGAPISAIGVGPGRTETIEINSFI, encoded by the coding sequence GTGCCCGCACTTGTGCTGCTCGGTGCTCAGTGGGGTGACGAGGGCAAGGGAAAGGCCACCGACCTCCTCGGTGGATCCGTTGACTATGTGGTGCGCTACCAGGGCGGCAACAATGCCGGCCACACCGTCGTCGTAGGCGACCAGAAGTACGCGCTGCATCTTCTCCCTTCCGGAATCCTCTCACCGGGGTGCACCCCGGTGATCGGTAACGGAGTCGTCGTCGACCCGGCGGTCCTGCTCTCCGAGCTGAGCGGGCTGAACGAGCGCGGCGTCGACACGTCCAAGCTCCTGATCAGCGGAAACGCTCACCTGATCACGCCGTACAACGTCACGCTCGACAAGGTCTCCGAGCGCTTCCTCGGCAAGCGCAAGATCGGGACCACCGGCCGCGGCATCGGCCCGACCTACGCCGACAAGATCAACCGCGTCGGCATCCGCGTCCAGGACCTCTACGACGAGTCGATCCTGGAGCAGAAGGTCGAGGCGGCTCTGGAGGGCAAGAACCAGCTGCTCGCCAAGGTCTACAACCGCCGCGCGATCGAGGCCGGCAAGATCGTCGAGGAGATGCTCCAGTACGCGGAGCAGCTGAGGCCGTTCGTCGCCGACACCACGCTGATCCTGAACCAGGCGCTCGACGACGACAAGGTCGTGCTCTTCGAGGGCGGCCAGGGCACCCTGCTCGACGTCGACCACGGCACGTACCCCTTCGTCACCTCCTCGAACCCGACGGCGGGCGGCGCCTGCACCGGCACCGGCGTGGGCCCGACGAAGATCAGCCGCGTCATCGGCATCCTGAAGGCGTACACGACCCGCGTCGGCGCCGGCCCGTTCCCGACCGAGCTGTTCGACGAGGACGGCGAGGCGCTGCGCCGCATCGGCGGCGAGCGGGGCGTCACCACGGGCCGCGACCGCCGCTGCGGCTGGTTCGACGCGCCGATCGCCCGCTACGCGACCCGCGTCAACGGCCTGACCGACTTCTTCCTCACCAAGCTGGACGTGCTGACCGGCTGGGAGGAGATCCCGGTGTGCGTCGCGTACGAGATCGACGGCAAGCGCGTCGAGGAACTGCCGTACTCGCAGACCGACTTCCACCACGCGAAGCCGATCTACGAGAAGCTGCCCGGCTGGTCCGAGGACATCACCAAGGCCAAGACCTTCGCCGACCTGCCGAAGAACGCGCAGGCCTATGTGAAGGCGCTTGAGGAGATGTCGGGCGCCCCGATCTCCGCGATCGGCGTCGGCCCCGGCCGCACCGAGACGATCGAGATCAACTCCTTCATCTAG